In a single window of the Mus musculus strain C57BL/6J chromosome 6, GRCm38.p6 C57BL/6J genome:
- the Irak2 gene encoding interleukin-1 receptor-associated kinase-like 2 isoform X1, giving the protein MAGAQRQRPCEMDAPCSLKTDAPDSPQSKYCSTSTSAPKQERLLGLPGDRLFWSEADVVQATEDFDQSHRISEGTFADIYQGQRNGVAFAFKKLREVAGSSPGSMDRFLQAEMQLCLRCCHANVLPLLGFCTGRQFHSLIYPYMANGSLHDRLWAQGNSDMLPWPQRASICSGLLLAVEHLHSLDIIHSNVKSANVLLDQHLNPKLAHPVAHPHPDNKKTKYTVMRTHLFQASAAYLPEHFIRVGQLTKQVDIFSCGIVLAEVLTGIPAMDKDRSPVYLKDLLLSEIPNSTSSVCSRKTSMGKAVVKEICQRHVEKRAGLLPEACEEAWATAVSVCLRRRNASVEEARVSLAGVEEQLRGQLSLPWSRVSEATGSSSNTPEETDDVDNSSLSVPSLVMMASCPGAASSPLFTGHGAAQPSTSGRQEADSSSEACTGPQTPQNATETSWKIEINEAKRRLMENIVLYKEERLDSSELFGP; this is encoded by the exons ATGGCTGGGGCCCAGCGGCAGCGTCCGTGCGAGATGGATGCCCCTTGTTCCCTGAAAACTGATGCACCCGACTCTCCCCAGTCTAAG TATTGCAGTACTTCCACATCTGCCCCCAAGCAAGAAAGGCTTTTGGGTTTGCCCGGAGACAGGCTTTTCTGGAGTGAAGCAGATGTCGTCCAAGCAACTGAGGACTTTGACCAAAGCCACCGAATCAGCGAGGGCACCTTTGCCGATATCTACCAGGGTCAAAGGAACGGTGTGGCCTTCGCCTTCAAGAAGCTCAGGGAG GTGGCCGGCTCCAGTCCAGGGTCCATGGACAGATTCCTACAGGCAGAGATGCAGCTCTGCCTCAG ATGCTGCCACGCGAACGTCCTACCTCTGCTGGGTTTCTGCACTGGAAGACAGTTCCACAGCCTCATCTACCCCTACATGGCAAATGGCTCTCTGCACGACAGACTCTGGGCTCAG gGCAACTCAGACATGCTGCCCTGGCCACAGCGGGCCAGCATCTGCTCAGGGCTGCTTCTAGCCGTGGAGCACCTGCATAGCCTGGACATCATCCACAGCAATGTTAAGAG TGCCAACGTCTTGCTGGACCAGCATCTTAACCCCAAGCTGGCTCATCCTGTGGCTCACCCTCATCCCGACAATAAAAAGACCAAATATACCGTCATGAGGACTCACCTGTTCCAGGCCTCAGCTGCATATCTGCCGGAACACTTCATCAGAGTGGGGCAGCTGACCAAGCAGGTGGACATCTTCAGCTGTGGAATT GTATTGGCCGAGGTCCTTACCGGCATCCCTGCGATGGACAAGGACCGCAGTCCAGTTTACCTG AAGGATTtgcttctcagtgagattcccaacAGTACTTCTTCAGTCTGCTCCAGGAAGACCAGCATGGGGAAGGCAGTGGTGAAAGAGATCTGCCAGAGACATGTGGAGAAGAGGGCAGGGCTGCTGCCTGAGGCCTGTGAGGAAGCCTGGGCCACCGCTGTGAGTGTCTGCCTGCGGAGGCGCAATGCCAGCGTGGAGGAG GCACGAGTCTCCCTGGCCGGGGTGGAGGAGCAACTCCGAGGGCAGCTGTCCCTTCCCTGGAGCAGGGTTTCTGAGGCCACAGGCTCATCTTCCAATACCCCGGAGGAAACAGATGACGTTGACAATTCCAGCCTCAGCGTCCCTTCTTTGGTTATGATGGCATCGTGCCCAGGGGCTGCCTCCTCTCCACTCTTCACGGGACATGGAGCAGCACAGCCATCCACCAGTGGGAGACAGGAGGCTGACTCCTCGTCAGAGGCTTGCACAGGCCCACAGACACCCCAGAACG CTACAGAGACTTCATGGAAAATTGAGATCAATGAAGCCAAAAGGAGACTGATGGAGAACATCGTACTCTACAAAGAAGAGAGACTGGACAGCAGCGAGCTCTTTGGACCCTGA